One genomic segment of Pristis pectinata isolate sPriPec2 chromosome 38, sPriPec2.1.pri, whole genome shotgun sequence includes these proteins:
- the efemp2a gene encoding EGF-containing fibulin-like extracellular matrix protein 2a, with protein MLWLRLLVALLLQAATSQQVDEAVTYTECTDGYEWDHEKQHCRDINECETIQGACKGAMKCFNHYGGYLCLPPSASIISQDMAPDQEADTLPLEHPRETRPGDSGCPLGYIRDEEDQCVDQDECEQDVHSCQPSQTCINTAGSYECQCPDGYQKVGAECIDIDECQFRRCQHRCVNSPGSYTCQCESGFTLGHDNRSCVDVDECSMGAPCEQRCFNTFGSFLCRCGQGFELSADGQICQDIDECSYSNYLCHHQCVNEPGSFSCVCPEGYQLLGTRICQDVNECETGQHQCAEDQLCTNVYGGFRCVERNQCLEPYVRVSDNRCLCRSNNGACGDKPASIVYRYMSITSERSVPSDIFQIQATSIYPGAYNTFRIKAGNEQGEFYIRQINNISAMLVLVKQVTGPQEFVLDLEMVTVNPLMSYQSSSVLRLTIYVGAYAF; from the exons ATGCTGTGGCTGCGGCTCCTCGTTGCTCTGCTGCTCCAGGCGGCCACATCCCAGCAGGTGGACGAAGCCGTCACCTACACG GAGTGCACTGATGGATACGAGTGGGACCACGAGAAGCAACATTGTCGAG ATATAAACGAGTGTGAAACCATTCAGGGTGCCTGCAAAGGGGCGATGAAGTGTTTCAACCACTACGGCGGTTACCTCTGCCTCCCCCCCTCGGCCTCCATCATCTCCCAGGACATGGCACCCGATCAGGAGGCTGACACCCTGCCGCTCGAGCACCCGAGGGAGACCCGTCCCGGTGACAGTGGGTGCCCCCTGGGTTACATCCGTGACGAGGAggaccagtgtgtgg ACCAGGACGAGTGTGAGCAGGATGTCCACAGCTGCCAGCCCAGCCAGACGTGCATCAACACCGCCGGCAGCTACGAATGCCAGTGCCCAGATGGTTACCAGAAGGTGGGGGCCGAATGCATCG ATATAGACGAGTGCCAGTTCAGGCGCTGTCAGCATCGCTGCGTCAACTCCCCGGGCTCCTACACCTGTCAGTGTGAGTCCGGCTTCACCCTGGGGCATGACAACCGCTCCTGTGTGG ACGTGGACGAGTGCAGCATGGGCGCTCCCTGCGAGCAGCGCTGCTTCAATACCTTCGGCTCCTTCCTCTGCCGCTGCGGACAAGGCTTCGAGCTGAGCGCCGACGGACAGATCTGCCAAG ACATCGATGAGTGCAGCTACTCAAATTACCTCTGCCACCACCAGTGCGTCAACGAGCCGGGAAGTTTCTCCTGCGTCTGCCCCGAAGGATACCAGCTCCTGGGCACCAGGATCTGCCAAG ATGTGAACGAGTGTGAGACAGGTCAGCACCAGTGCGCCGAGGACCAGCTCTGCACCAACGTGTACGGGGGCTTCCGGTGCGTGGAGAGGAACCAGTGCCTGGAGCCCTACGTCCGAGTATCCGACAA CCGCTGCCTGTGCCGATCGAACAACGGAGCCTGCGGGGACAAGCCCGCGTCCATCGTGTACCGCTACATGAGCATCACCTCGGAGCGCAGCGTCCCCTCCGACATCTTCCAGATCCAGGCCACCAGCATCTACCCCGGGGCGTACAACACCTTCCGCATCAAGGCCGGCAACGAGCAGGGAGAGTTTTACATCAGG CAAATCAACAACATCAGTGCCATGCTGGTGCTGGTCAAACAAGTGACGGGACCCCAGGAGTTTGTCCTGGATCTGGAGATGGTGACTGTGAACCCACTGATGTCGTACCAGTCCAGCTCCGTGCTGAGGCTGACTATATACGTGGGCGCGTACGCCTTCTAG